Part of the Pyricularia oryzae 70-15 chromosome 3, whole genome shotgun sequence genome, CGGTCTTGGAGTTGAGAGCCTGTTGGTTGCAGGATGTAAGTTTTCGTATTTTCAATTATAAGGGATTTATTCTGTGGCCATGTGATTTTCCCACAATGTCtcaagacttttttttgaaaGACATTTGTGATAAACATGGTAatgaaaacaaacaaaaatgcATAGTTCAAATAGCTGCTTGCTTACAGGCTTCCACGAGGTCGCGATTGACGGGACTGTTCTTCTCTGCTTCTTTGATGGACGCGAGATACTCATCTCGCCAGTCCGGCAGCGAAGACATTGGGATCGTGATTttgcagaaaaaagaaaaaaaaaagagctgaGACCCTTGAATGACTGTAAGCCCTCGAGGCTGCTCGGTGTATTGTCGTTGCAAAATCAATCAGTCTGCTGGCGGTGAGATAGATAGTAGATGTGAATGAGATGATGGGTGCCCCTCCCACCCGTGTCTCAGTCGCGGGCGGTGGGTGGACCAGAGTGACGCAGTGAGGAGTGTCCGTGCTTGGTTGCTTACAGGGGGTCGCGGTTACTACTTAGGGGATTGAACGCACTGGAGCTCTAAATTGTGGGGTTTCAGCGGGAGTTGGAGCGGTGCGTTGCTGCGTGTTGTTTGGATGCCTGACCTCCAGCCGGGTGCACGTGTCTTGCCTTGCCTTTACCTGCCTAAACCAAGGTACCCTTAATTATCCGATTAACTTGGGATTACCAACTTACACATTAAAAAAAGATATACAGGACTCGGTTTTGCCTTGATTTTGGGccgctcttctttttctgttgGTCCATTGCCGACTTTTCTGGGGGGTGACCCagcgaaaaaaaggaggatTCGCTGGCCGCATCTTCAACAAGACGACCAGAAACAAACGGCCGCACAAAGGATGACGATGGTCCAAAGGCATTGACCAAGCCACATCAAATATGGAGCTGAGCCCAACGGCAGGCTGGGAGCAGGTCGGCGATAAATACTACCGCAAAGTTCAGCTCTACACCGAAGTATTCGACCTCGACTTGGACCTCGACAATTATGTGGTGGCTGGGGCTCCCGACGGTGGTGCCGTAGCCCTCTACCTGGACGAGAACAAACTGGTCGAGTATAGGGCGGGTAAGGCCCGCAAGCCGAGCATCGACATTTACAGCTGCGCCGGCAAGCTCATCCGCAGCATCAACTGGGACAAGGGCTCCATCCGGGGTCTGGGCTGGTCCGAGGATGAGAAGCTGCTCGTGGTCACCAAGGACGGAACCGTACGCTGCTACTATGGTCTTCAGGAGGACTTTACCCAGTTCTCGCTCGGCCACGGCGCCGAGGAGTACGGCGTGCATTCCTGCAGGTTCTACGAGACTGGCATGGTGGCCTTGTTGACCAACAACACCCTCGTCACCGTATCGTCATACGAAGAGCCGAGACCGAAACCGCTGGTCTCGCCTCCAGAGGGCGAGGTGCACTCGTGGACCATTATAGCACCCAGATACACACTCTCCCGCTCGGTCGAGGTGCTACTCAGCATTGGCCAGACCATCTACGTAACCGATGCTTCCGAATGCGAGGACCGGTACCTTGACATTGGACCATTCACCCACATGGCAGTCTCGCCCAACGGCAAGTTCGCAGCCCTTTACACCCCTGCCGGCGAGGTCCACGTCATCACCTGTGACTTCCAGACCAGGCTGAGCGAGCATGATCTCAAATCCAAGATCCCACCCAAGTACCTCCGCTGGTGCGGTAACGATGCCGTCGTAATTGCCTGGGAGGATGAGATCCACCTGGTCGGTCCCGGTGCTGCCGTGGCGACCTTTTTCTACAACGGCCGCATCCACATTGTTCAGGATTTCGACGGTGTGCGTGTCCTGACCAACGAGACATGCGACTTTTTGCAAAAGGTCCCAGATGTTACCGAGGAGGTCTTCAGGATCGGCACCGAGTCTGCGGCCTCGATCCTGCTGGACGCCGTCGAGCAGCTCGAGATGCAGTCACCCAAAGCCGACGACAATATACAGCTGATCAGAGCAAACCTGACAGAGGCCGTCGACACGTGCGTCAACGCAGCCGGCCAGGAGTTCAACGTACACTGGCAAAAGCAACTCCTCAAGGCTGCATCATTTGGCAAGTCGGTCCTCGATATCTACAACAGCGACGACTTTGTCGACATGTGCGAAACCCTGCGCGTCCTAAACGCCGTTCGCTTCTATGAGGTCGGGCTTTCTCTGTCGTTTGATCAGTACCAGAGGCTAGGCCCCGATCGGCTGATAGGCCGCCTTCTTGACCGTCATGATTACCTCCTTGCACTGCGAATCGCAGGCTATCTTCGGCTTCCTACAGACCGCATCTACGTGCATTGGGCATGTGCCAAGGTCCGTGTAAGctccgacgacgatgacaccATCGCTAGGGTGGTAGTGGATAAGCTCTCTGGCAAGCCAGGCATCTCGTTCGAGGCCATCGCCCGCGCAGCCTATGACGAAGGCCGCACACGCCTCGCTACGGAGCTGCTCAACCACGAGCCCCGTGCGGGTCGGCAGGtaccgctgctgctgtccaTGGACGAGGGCGAGGTAGCGCTCGACAAGGCTGTCGAGAGTGGCGACACGGACCTGGTGCTGTCGGTGCTACACGAGCTCCGGCGCAAGCTCCCGCTGGCATCTTTCTTCCGGACCATCAACCGACGGCCCGTCGCGACGGCACTCGTCGAGGCCGCCGCGGTGCGCGAGGGCGACAACGCCCTGCTCAAGGACCTCTACTACCAGGACGACCGCCGCCTCGACGGCGCGAGCGTGTTCCTGCGCGAGGCTATCCAGCAGCCCGACGCCCGCACCGCCGGGGACAAGATGGCACTGGCCGCCCGCCTGCTGAGCGACAACGCCCGCGAGAGCGCGTTCGAGCTGCGCGCCATCAAGGAGGCCGCCACTCTCCTGCGCATGCAGGAGGCCTTTGACCGGGACCTGACCGACTCCTTCACGGGCCTGAGCGTCAATGAGACCATGTTCAAGCTCATCCGGCTCGGGTACCACGGCCGGGCGAAGAAGATCCAGAGCGAGTTCAAGGTCCCGGAGAGGGTCGCTTGCTGGATCAGGTACGCATTGCCGATTGTCCTTTGTTACAAGCTGCGGCGAGAAACAACTGAGGGTGCTGTTTGCTAACATCAATATCAACTACAGATTACGAGCTCTCGTCGCCAAGCGTGACTGGAACGAGATTGAAGAAATCTCAAAGGCTCGAAAGAGTCCCATCGGATGGGAGGTATGTCTGCCCTATCCATTCTCTTTTTCCGAGTCTTTCACACAGCCACACCGCCACACCGCCAGGTACAGAAACAAACTAACATCCcccgaaacaaacaaacagccaTACTTCAACCTGGTCCTGCAAGCCGGCAACCCCCGCCTCGCCTCAGTCTTTATCCCCAAGTGCACCAACCTCAAGGACGTCACCACCATCGTCATGTACGAAAAGTGCGGCATGCGCAtcaaggcggccgaggaggccgtccGCCTCAAGAACAGGGACGAGTGGGCCAGGCTGATCGAGGCCGCGGGTAAGAACACGACCGAGGGGCGTGAGATTGAGCGCGTCGGTGCCGCGGCCTTTAAGAGAGGGGTTTGAAGTGGGAAAAAATGAGGGGGACCCGGTCACCACGACCGTAAAATTCGGCCGGTAGTGTccatcttttgttttcttttttgcccgtTCCCCCTTTCGGGTTGCAGATCCCGGGATCggctctagttctagtggtTAGGTACGTATATACATAATATAATACAACGTCTCATATTAGCGAGTTCGATGAGACTTAGTTTTCGTCTACGATGTCCCCGGGTTTGGTTCTTTGGGCTCAGTTTGCTGATTAAGAGGTCATGGTTTCGACTTGATGATTTTACCTTTATCCCTTACCGTCTATACCCACAACTACCTCGAGTACCTCCTTCGTAATTTTTCGGAATCTTTTCTAAAACTTTACCTACTTGTTTGTAAACCCAGTTGGCCCGCCGCCTTGAGCTCAACTCATCTTTCTAGTCAAAAACTTAGATACACGTCCTTTTAAACGTTTCAACAGAAACAGAAGCGAGAGAGAACGCCCCCGCAAACAGCATGTGTGTATGTGTGAGTGTGTCGGAACTGTAATGTCTCGAAGAAACGGTCTATCATCTGACGCTAAACAAAAATATTGAGATAGTAGTACTCCCACTCCAAGACGTGCACCCCCTAGTAACACCACAGCTTTGTATCATGCGGCGCGCGTGCCACGATCATTTTGCAAATGTATGAACAAGAATAAACAGCTTGAAATAAAATACCAATGCATGCAAGAAAAGAGTATAGACCAACCCGTTAACGCCCAACCGTGTCCCGATACCAATCCACGCCTCCCAGTCTCACGAGCCGATCGCATCTGATTGCAGACTGCCAAAAACGGATCCAAGGCCACTAGGGGCCCGTGAGTAGGACTGGCTGTTGAGTGGGTTCTCAGGTGATATTATAATTGTTATATGCACGAATTTAAAGACTTCGATACGCTCCCTGTGAAACCTGACGTCAGATACGTCGAATGCCTCAGTGGTCTCGTGTACTCCAAAGCGCCGCATCTTGGGCCGCGCGAGAGCTTGTCACATCTCCACACGAAGGCGACTGAGAGGGACTCGCCTCGTGGCTGACAGCTGATTCTCTTGTCTCGCGGCCTACCCGAGGCCGGCGGAGGAACGGGAGGGGGGCCAGTCTCGGTGAAAGCCAAGTCCACGCTGTTGCCTGCTAGGCAGAGCTTTGAGCTGCCTAGGCTCTCGCTATGTCGTCTATACTGGTAACCTGCGCCCCACCTGCGTTATGAGGCGTTATTGAACCTTCTACCACGGCCGGGGACGCCAAGGTTGTCGATGCCCCTAGTCTCGATATCACTCCGCCATCAAAAACCCACGGACCAGCGTCGTTTCTCGGTGTGATCGGCCCCTCGGCAACGCCAAGCGGTGCAGGGCCATTCGATGCAGGTGAAGGCGTGCGAGTCTGCCGTAAATCTCTAGGCGTGG contains:
- a CDS encoding vacuolar protein sorting-associated protein gives rise to the protein MELSPTAGWEQVGDKYYRKVQLYTEVFDLDLDLDNYVVAGAPDGGAVALYLDENKLVEYRAGKARKPSIDIYSCAGKLIRSINWDKGSIRGLGWSEDEKLLVVTKDGTVRCYYGLQEDFTQFSLGHGAEEYGVHSCRFYETGMVALLTNNTLVTVSSYEEPRPKPLVSPPEGEVHSWTIIAPRYTLSRSVEVLLSIGQTIYVTDASECEDRYLDIGPFTHMAVSPNGKFAALYTPAGEVHVITCDFQTRLSEHDLKSKIPPKYLRWCGNDAVVIAWEDEIHLVGPGAAVATFFYNGRIHIVQDFDGVRVLTNETCDFLQKVPDVTEEVFRIGTESAASILLDAVEQLEMQSPKADDNIQLIRANLTEAVDTCVNAAGQEFNVHWQKQLLKAASFGKSVLDIYNSDDFVDMCETLRVLNAVRFYEVGLSLSFDQYQRLGPDRLIGRLLDRHDYLLALRIAGYLRLPTDRIYVHWACAKVRVSSDDDDTIARVVVDKLSGKPGISFEAIARAAYDEGRTRLATELLNHEPRAGRQVPLLLSMDEGEVALDKAVESGDTDLVLSVLHELRRKLPLASFFRTINRRPVATALVEAAAVREGDNALLKDLYYQDDRRLDGASVFLREAIQQPDARTAGDKMALAARLLSDNARESAFELRAIKEAATLLRMQEAFDRDLTDSFTGLSVNETMFKLIRLGYHGRAKKIQSEFKVPERVACWIRLRALVAKRDWNEIEEISKARKSPIGWEPYFNLVLQAGNPRLASVFIPKCTNLKDVTTIVMYEKCGMRIKAAEEAVRLKNRDEWARLIEAAGKNTTEGREIERVGAAAFKRGV